A region from the Oceanidesulfovibrio marinus genome encodes:
- a CDS encoding type II toxin-antitoxin system PemK/MazF family toxin: MKRGDIVIVAMSGDYGKVRPALIVQNDVTLETHASIVVCPLTSHCIDAPLFRIPVAPTESNGLSTDSQIMVDKVSAVKRERVRDVVGSLDDETMVQVNRTIALWLGL; this comes from the coding sequence ATGAAACGGGGCGATATCGTGATCGTCGCCATGTCCGGGGATTACGGCAAGGTGCGTCCCGCGCTGATCGTCCAGAACGACGTGACCCTTGAGACGCACGCCAGCATCGTCGTCTGTCCACTCACCTCGCACTGCATCGACGCGCCGCTCTTCCGCATCCCGGTCGCGCCTACCGAATCCAACGGCTTATCCACAGACTCGCAGATCATGGTCGATAAGGTCTCTGCCGTGAAGCGCGAGCGAGTCCGCGATGTTGTCGGCTCCCTCGACGACGAGACAATGGTGCAAGTGAACCGCACCATTGCGCTGTGGCTTGGGCTGTAG
- a CDS encoding antitoxin MazE family protein, with translation MPTNTLTSKQKMKQYRARMKERGLRAIQIWVPDTRSSEIHNALRRQSLLASQSADEQDVLDFLEDVSAWDDDA, from the coding sequence ATGCCCACGAACACCCTCACATCGAAGCAGAAGATGAAGCAGTACCGCGCCAGGATGAAGGAACGGGGCCTGCGGGCCATCCAGATCTGGGTGCCGGATACCCGCTCTTCCGAGATCCACAACGCCTTGCGGCGGCAGTCGCTTCTCGCCAGCCAGTCTGCCGACGAACAGGATGTGCTCGATTTTCTGGAAGATGTTTCGGCCTGGGATGACGACGCATGA
- a CDS encoding NAD(P)/FAD-dependent oxidoreductase has protein sequence MPGSSSNNTNTFDVLILGAGAAGLTCARECAARGRRTLVIDHGDAPGNKIRISGGGKCNCTNTGASASDYHCANPHFVKSALAQYTPYDFIDFMQRHSLPVRDMGQGMLFSDRAKDVAEALHREALSMGAEFSLGTEIRAAAKDGDGFRVDTDRGVFSGASLVLALGGPSWPQVGATGLGYALAERFGLRSTGRRPGLVPLLAGPDLAPLCKEMTGASLPVRIAPDTGHYASEGSMLFTHRGVSGPAVLNASLFWREGQTLSIDLLPGVDVAQALEASPRMELKNVLGTLLPKRLAGWLCARYRWDGPAANLSKKRLVGMEAALHGFEFTPSGTAGYAKAEVTLGGVDTDRVSSKTMEAKKVPGLFCVGELLDVTGKLGGYNLQWAWSSGFAAGQWA, from the coding sequence ATGCCGGGAAGTTCATCCAACAATACCAATACATTCGACGTCCTGATCCTCGGCGCCGGGGCGGCCGGGCTGACCTGTGCCAGGGAGTGTGCGGCGCGGGGGCGGCGGACGCTGGTCATCGACCACGGCGACGCGCCGGGCAACAAGATCCGCATCTCCGGCGGCGGCAAGTGCAACTGCACCAACACCGGGGCCTCGGCCAGCGATTATCACTGCGCCAACCCGCACTTTGTAAAATCCGCGCTGGCGCAGTACACGCCGTACGATTTCATCGACTTCATGCAGCGCCACTCGCTGCCGGTGCGCGATATGGGCCAGGGCATGCTCTTCAGCGACAGGGCCAAGGACGTGGCCGAGGCGCTTCATCGCGAGGCGCTGTCCATGGGTGCGGAGTTTTCCCTGGGGACAGAAATCCGCGCCGCCGCAAAGGATGGCGATGGCTTCCGCGTGGACACGGACCGCGGCGTTTTTTCCGGCGCATCGCTGGTGCTGGCCCTTGGGGGGCCGTCGTGGCCGCAGGTCGGGGCGACGGGTCTGGGGTACGCGTTGGCCGAGCGGTTCGGGCTGCGCTCCACCGGGCGGCGGCCAGGGCTGGTGCCGCTGCTGGCCGGGCCTGATTTGGCCCCGCTGTGCAAAGAAATGACCGGGGCCTCGCTGCCCGTGCGCATCGCCCCGGACACCGGACACTACGCCAGTGAAGGCTCGATGCTGTTCACGCACCGCGGCGTGTCCGGGCCGGCCGTCCTGAACGCTTCGCTTTTCTGGCGGGAAGGGCAGACGCTGTCCATCGACCTCTTGCCCGGCGTGGACGTGGCCCAGGCGCTGGAAGCATCGCCGCGCATGGAGCTGAAAAACGTGCTGGGGACGCTGCTGCCCAAGCGGCTCGCCGGGTGGCTCTGCGCGCGGTACCGCTGGGACGGACCGGCGGCCAACCTCTCCAAAAAGCGGCTGGTCGGGATGGAGGCCGCGCTGCACGGCTTCGAGTTCACCCCCAGCGGCACGGCCGGGTACGCCAAGGCCGAGGTCACGCTCGGCGGCGTGGATACGGACCGCGTTTCCTCCAAGACCATGGAAGCCAAGAAAGTTCCGGGGCTGTTTTGCGTCGGCGAGCTGCTGGACGTGACGGGCAAGCTGGGCGGCTACAACCTGCAGTGGGCGTGGTCGTCCGGATTTGCCGCCGGGCAATGGGCCTAG
- a CDS encoding hydroxyacid dehydrogenase, producing MYNVLVTAPIEPEGLDLLRDHPDINMSVARDWSPETAPKYLQDVHGLLLRHPALPREIIDQAPNLKVAAWFGVGTDLIDVDALTARGIPLLISTGANSQAVAEHTMALMLAMAKNLRTAQASLENGDWRWRHQHETSDLSGRTMLILGFGHIGRVVAGLCTAFSMRVVAYSRSITQSPIPGVEMTQDFRSVLPRADFISLHLPHAPETHHIFTAEDFASMKKGTFLINTGRGEVLDESLLLEALDNGTLGGVGLDVFEQEPPDPDSPLFKHPRSFYTPHDAAITHQSLVNMSTLSAQNIINGLEGRFDETMLVNRQALSK from the coding sequence ATGTACAATGTTCTCGTTACCGCCCCCATCGAGCCGGAGGGCCTCGACCTTCTGCGCGACCACCCCGATATCAACATGAGCGTGGCCAGGGACTGGTCGCCGGAGACCGCCCCGAAGTATTTGCAGGACGTGCACGGCCTGCTTCTGCGCCACCCTGCGTTGCCGCGCGAGATCATCGACCAGGCGCCGAATCTCAAGGTCGCCGCCTGGTTCGGCGTGGGCACGGACCTCATCGACGTGGACGCCCTCACGGCGCGGGGCATTCCCCTGCTCATCTCCACTGGCGCGAACTCCCAGGCCGTGGCCGAGCACACCATGGCGCTGATGCTGGCCATGGCCAAGAACCTCCGCACGGCCCAGGCCTCGCTGGAGAATGGCGACTGGCGCTGGCGGCACCAGCACGAGACCAGCGACCTGAGTGGCAGGACCATGCTCATCCTCGGCTTTGGCCACATCGGCCGTGTGGTGGCCGGCCTGTGCACGGCGTTTTCCATGCGCGTGGTGGCCTACAGCCGGTCCATCACCCAGAGTCCCATCCCCGGCGTGGAGATGACGCAGGACTTCCGCAGCGTCCTGCCCCGCGCGGACTTCATCTCCCTGCACCTGCCCCACGCGCCGGAGACGCACCACATTTTCACGGCCGAGGACTTTGCCAGCATGAAAAAGGGAACGTTCCTGATCAACACGGGCCGCGGCGAGGTCCTGGACGAATCGCTGCTCCTGGAGGCGCTGGACAACGGGACTCTCGGCGGGGTCGGGCTCGATGTGTTCGAGCAGGAGCCGCCCGACCCGGACTCGCCGCTGTTCAAGCATCCGCGCTCGTTCTACACGCCGCACGACGCCGCCATCACGCACCAGAGCCTGGTCAACATGAGCACCCTCTCGGCCCAGAACATCATCAACGGGCTCGAAGGCCGCTTTGACGAGACCATGCTGGTCAACCGGCAGGCTCTCTCAAAGTAG
- a CDS encoding ornithine cyclodeaminase family protein codes for MNVSIITYDATVDKLTWPGAVEALRSGHLLPRAQVDDIFLGPAEGTLLSRGAYIEGLGYGVKSTTIFAGNAQAGLPSVQGAMLMFEPEHGRLTAIIESRLITEFKTAADSVLGASLLARPESATLLIVGAGTVARSLIKAYSAVFPTLERIAIWARRTEQAAALAREFEDYGVEVDAVPELAAAAREADIIATATMAREPVLHGAWVRPGTHVDLIGAYKADMREADDSLIAGGALFVDSRETTIGHIGELAIPIANGVITADAVQGDFYDMIQNPSCGRQSDTEITVFKNGGGAHLDLMMARYIAERAEGS; via the coding sequence GTGAATGTTTCCATCATTACCTACGATGCGACTGTGGACAAGCTGACGTGGCCGGGCGCGGTGGAGGCGTTGCGCTCTGGCCATCTGCTGCCCAGGGCGCAGGTGGACGACATATTCCTGGGGCCGGCGGAGGGCACGTTGCTCAGCCGCGGCGCGTACATCGAGGGCCTTGGCTATGGCGTGAAATCCACCACCATCTTTGCTGGGAACGCGCAGGCGGGCCTGCCCTCCGTGCAGGGGGCCATGCTCATGTTTGAGCCGGAGCACGGCCGACTGACCGCGATCATCGAAAGCCGGCTCATCACCGAGTTCAAGACAGCCGCGGACTCCGTGCTGGGTGCATCGCTGCTGGCACGGCCCGAGAGCGCAACCCTGCTGATCGTCGGCGCCGGGACCGTGGCGCGGAGCCTGATCAAGGCGTACAGTGCCGTGTTCCCGACGCTGGAGCGTATTGCCATCTGGGCGCGGCGTACGGAGCAGGCCGCGGCGCTGGCTCGTGAGTTCGAAGATTACGGCGTGGAGGTCGACGCCGTTCCGGAGCTCGCCGCAGCGGCAAGGGAGGCGGACATCATCGCCACGGCGACCATGGCGCGCGAGCCGGTTCTGCATGGCGCGTGGGTGCGGCCGGGAACGCATGTGGACCTGATCGGCGCGTACAAGGCGGATATGCGCGAGGCGGACGACAGCCTGATCGCTGGCGGGGCGCTCTTTGTGGACAGCCGCGAAACCACCATCGGCCATATCGGCGAGCTGGCCATTCCCATTGCCAACGGCGTGATCACCGCCGACGCCGTGCAAGGGGACTTCTACGACATGATCCAGAATCCCTCGTGCGGCCGGCAGTCGGACACAGAGATCACCGTCTTTAAAAACGGTGGCGGCGCGCACCTCGATCTGATGATGGCGCGGTATATTGCGGAGCGGGCAGAGGGAAGCTGA
- a CDS encoding AmiS/UreI family transporter → MTTALLILISVMWLPVALLNLGKGEAKGTGVATGFVGLLVVIGALIQGTFYHDPFIAGLLFAHGVLYLCVSYALLVGLEDLRSVGNVSLTVCFISAIYMLLFYFGSPIMADGTQLIGKSNYLAMACLGYAVLTLEVFLAFYGKLSPKLLAMSLIIWVPVGLWVPAFWLMGTGTLPF, encoded by the coding sequence GTGACAACAGCTTTACTCATTTTGATTTCCGTCATGTGGTTGCCCGTTGCATTGTTGAACCTGGGCAAGGGCGAGGCCAAGGGCACCGGTGTGGCCACTGGTTTTGTCGGGTTGCTTGTGGTTATAGGCGCACTGATCCAGGGTACATTCTACCACGACCCCTTCATCGCAGGGCTGCTTTTCGCGCACGGCGTGTTGTACCTGTGCGTTTCGTACGCGCTGCTCGTCGGTCTCGAAGATCTGCGCTCCGTGGGCAACGTCAGCCTGACGGTCTGCTTCATCTCCGCAATCTACATGCTGCTTTTCTACTTCGGCAGCCCGATCATGGCCGACGGCACGCAGCTCATCGGCAAGTCCAACTACCTGGCCATGGCCTGTCTGGGCTACGCCGTGCTCACCCTCGAAGTCTTCCTCGCCTTTTACGGCAAGCTCAGCCCCAAGCTCCTTGCCATGTCGCTGATCATCTGGGTCCCTGTGGGCCTCTGGGTTCCCGCGTTCTGGCTGATGGGCACCGGGACTCTACCTTTCTAG
- a CDS encoding YkgJ family cysteine cluster protein — translation MVSRSRARGSRSRSGRSKRASQRSAVRGVHVGPAIQAPDIASQHEALATRIIQERMEAMADALGAKEADGSDQDFRTLYELMRESYEVCDSLMAELELDPPLACKRGCVYCCYNQVSLTAPEALFLGFYLLETRGPQQLQELELRARALVERMRGKSRQEIGMERHLYPCLFLEQGNCSIYPARPLVCRGWNSVSEAMCLESNQSGDALTPIENHAIMRLLAESVQLGLLHGASALGLEAGYLLLARAMALLLDGGLEKNVLSCAEDWLSGGAFFARKKAW, via the coding sequence ATGGTCTCTCGTTCCCGCGCCCGCGGTTCCCGCTCCAGGTCGGGCAGGTCGAAACGCGCTTCGCAACGCAGCGCGGTCCGCGGCGTACACGTTGGGCCGGCAATCCAGGCGCCGGACATTGCTTCCCAGCATGAAGCGCTCGCCACGCGCATCATCCAGGAGCGCATGGAAGCAATGGCGGACGCGCTGGGGGCCAAAGAAGCTGACGGTTCCGACCAGGACTTCCGGACGCTGTACGAGCTCATGCGGGAGTCGTACGAGGTCTGCGATTCCCTGATGGCGGAGCTGGAGCTGGACCCTCCGCTCGCCTGCAAACGGGGCTGCGTCTACTGTTGCTATAACCAGGTCTCCCTGACAGCGCCGGAAGCATTGTTCCTGGGCTTCTATCTGCTGGAGACGCGCGGCCCGCAACAGCTCCAGGAGCTCGAGCTCAGGGCGCGCGCCCTGGTGGAACGCATGCGCGGCAAGAGCCGGCAGGAGATTGGCATGGAGCGCCATCTCTACCCGTGCCTGTTTCTGGAGCAGGGGAACTGCTCGATATATCCGGCCCGCCCGCTGGTGTGCCGCGGCTGGAACTCGGTGAGCGAGGCGATGTGCCTTGAGAGCAACCAGTCCGGGGACGCCCTGACCCCCATCGAAAACCACGCGATCATGAGGCTGCTGGCCGAGAGCGTCCAGCTTGGTCTGCTGCACGGGGCCAGCGCCCTCGGTCTCGAAGCCGGCTACCTGCTCCTGGCGCGGGCCATGGCGCTTCTTTTGGACGGTGGGTTGGAAAAGAACGTGCTCTCATGCGCGGAGGACTGGTTGAGCGGCGGCGCCTTTTTCGCGCGCAAGAAGGCGTGGTGA